Sequence from the Natronomonas marina genome:
TCGCCCCCGGCGAGTTCCAGCGGAGCCGCAACGACAGCGACGGCCGGGTCCGGGTACTCGGCATCGGCGCCCCCGCCGACGCCGGCGAGCTAACGCTGTTGCGGGACTGCGAGGCGTGCGGCGAGCGCACCGACCAGGAGATAGAGCCGACCGACGACGGCGCGGCGCTCGTGACCGTCTGCGTCGAGTGCGGCGCCGAGACCGGCCGGTTCACCTGAGTCGGGGCTTCTAAACGCCCCCGTGTCCTACCGGCGGATATGTCCGAGGACGCGTTCGTCTACGACGACGACTGCGGGTTCTGCAAGTGGTGGGCCGACTACTTCGCGCGGCGGACCGACCTGGAGATGGTCGCCTTCTCGGAACTGACCGACGAGCACTTGGAGCGACTCCCCGACGACTACGAGGAGTGTGCCCACCTGCTGACCGACGGGGCGGTGTACTCCTGTGGCGCCGCCATCGAGCAGGCGCTGGCCCGGGCGGACGTGCCGCCGGGCGCCGACGACCTCTTCGGGTTCCTCCGGCAGTTCCGCGACTACGAGCGTTTCCGCGAGGAACTGTACCAGGCCGGTGCCGACCGGCGGGACGCGCTCGGGCAGTTCGTCTCGAAAGAGGAAGTCGGCGAGGAGTGACCTGCTCCCGGCCGTCGGCGCGGGGTTCCTACACCACGCCGAGTCGCCGGAAGAACCCGACCTGTCTGTACATCCGGCAGCCGACGCAGTAGCCGCCGACGCCGGCGACGGCGGCCAGCACCGCGACCATACCGGCCACCGCGTAGCCGGCCAGCGACAGCGCCTCGACGCCGACGGCGGGGGCGGCGTACAGCAGCACCGCCGCGGTCCCGGTGAACGTCGCGCCCATCAGTTTGGCGAACCGGTGGGGGGCGGCGGCCTCCTTCTCGTCCGGCTTGCCGACGACGGGAATCATCGCGCGCCGCCAGACGACGCCGTAGAGGTCGAGACGCCACCCCGACAGCAGCGCGAGGTTCAGCACCGCCGCGACGGCGAGGACGACGAGCGGTTCCTGCAGGGCGATGCCGGCGGCGAGCGCCGACATC
This genomic interval carries:
- a CDS encoding DCC1-like thiol-disulfide oxidoreductase family protein: MSEDAFVYDDDCGFCKWWADYFARRTDLEMVAFSELTDEHLERLPDDYEECAHLLTDGAVYSCGAAIEQALARADVPPGADDLFGFLRQFRDYERFREELYQAGADRRDALGQFVSKEEVGEE
- a CDS encoding DUF4395 family protein; the protein is MTPDIDTDPAMVDPRAPRFGQLVTMSALAAGIALQEPLVVLAVAAVLNLALLSGWRLDLYGVVWRRAMIPVVGKPDEKEAAAPHRFAKLMGATFTGTAAVLLYAAPAVGVEALSLAGYAVAGMVAVLAAVAGVGGYCVGCRMYRQVGFFRRLGVV